One Verrucomicrobiia bacterium genomic window, GATTGTCGCTGTGCGAGGCGTTGAAGACGCAGCCTGCCCTGGTGGACGTCCCCGTCTGGGTCATCAGCGCGGCGCATTCGCAGCCGATGCGGGAAATTGCCCGGGCCGCGGGCGTCGAGGAGTTTTTCAGCAAACCGATTGATTTGACTGCGCTCAAGGCGCGGTTTCAACAATGGCTGAATCCCGAAGCCCAAGTGGTCGCGGCGGACGATCGTGATTGAAGGGTGCCACGATTTCAGGGGCGCGGCGGAACCGTATTGGTTTCAGCCAGCAAACGCCTGGCTTCGCCGATTACTGTATCCCATTGAAACGCGGGACCGGGATCGATTTTGTTCGTGGTGAGATGGTAATGGCCCAGCACGCCGTGGAAGTTGGCGAGCGCGTCGTCCGGCAGTTTTTGCAGCGGCACCT contains:
- a CDS encoding response regulator transcription factor produces the protein MSKRILIVDDEADFRELLRYHLAGPGCDVMVAGNFAAAMVAAQSRPDLILLDLMLPDVDGLSLCEALKTQPALVDVPVWVISAAHSQPMREIARAAGVEEFFSKPIDLTALKARFQQWLNPEAQVVAADDRD